A single window of Cololabis saira isolate AMF1-May2022 chromosome 24, fColSai1.1, whole genome shotgun sequence DNA harbors:
- the s100b gene encoding protein S100-B — protein sequence MSDLETSMATIIAVFQKYSEREGDKLKLKKSELKELLQDELPDLMGHVKDQSTLDGLMESLDADGDSECNFQEFMTFVSMVTVCCHEFFEHEDE from the exons ATGAGCGACCTGGAGACCTCGATGGCGACCATCATCGCCGTGTTCCAGAAGTACTCGGAGCGGGAGGGAgacaagctgaagctgaagaagagcgagctgaaggagctgctgcaggacgaGCTGCCGGACCTGATGGGG caCGTGAAGGACCAGTCCACACTGGACGGCCTGATGGAGAGCCTGGACGCCGACGGCGACTCCGAGTGCAACTTCCAGGAATTCATGACCTTCGTCTCCATGGTGACCGTCTGTTGCCACGAGTTCTTCGAGCACGAGGATGAATGA